CACACAATCCACAATTTACGCATTTATCATCATCGACAACGGGTTGAGAAAACCCCTCTTTGTCCGCAATCATTCTGATTGCATTTTTAGGGCAAATGTTGGCACAAGCGGAACAACCTGTACACGATTCTATTGATGCTAAAATTGGCATACAAACCTTTTTAGAATATTTATTTTACCATATACAAAAAAGACACACCAAACTCATCTATATTCTCTCTGAAACGTTTTTATATATTCGCACCACATCTGAGCAATTTTATCTTCAGCATATTCAGTTACAATTTTTTTCGCCTCCGCACCCATCGCATCAGCTTCAACGGGATGGTCCGCTAGATAACACATTTGTTTTGCAAGATTTTCTACATCATGAGGAGGAATTAACAAACCATTTACGGTATGTTTTATTAAAAGAGCCGCACCACCAGGACGGCAATCTGTTGATATGCAAGGCAAACCGATAGACATCGCTTCAATAAGAGCGTTGGGAATACCTTCGAAATCAGATGAAAGTACGAAAAATTTTGAATTCTTTATACTTTCTTGAGGTGAACAAGAAACCCCTCCCAAAATCACAGACTCATTCAGATTTAAGTTTGCAATTTGTTGTTCAAGTTTTTCTCTATCGGGACCATCTCCATAAATCGTTAAAGTGTAATCTGGATGACTTTTAAAAAAAATAGAAAATGCGGCTATTAGAACATCAAGCCTTTTTTGAAAAATATCAAGTCGAGCAAGTGTTACTATATTATTTTCGCGCTTTTCAAATGTATTGATTGATACATCAGACCTGCATAATACAGGATTAGGAATGATTGCCGTAGGATGTTTTATTTCTTTATAGAATTCTGCAACCTTTGGCAATTGGAAAACAGCCCCATCAGCCAAGCAAAAAAAGGGTTTGACAATTTTCATTACCGTGTAATGCGGTTTGAAAGGGTCATTTCGTTCGCAAACGACAGATTTTGCTCCAGTTCCAAGGCTAGCCAACATGTTCAAAATATTCGCATCAAGTAAAAAGGATATAACGCACAAAGGTTTCACCCTTTTTACAACTTTACGGACCGCTCTAAATTGAGATATGAATCCCTTATTTTCCAAATCAACTCTTATCCAATTAATATTTGGCGACAGTTCCGTGACATCATTTTTCATATAAGTGAATACAGTTACCTCAAAACCCCTATCAGCCAACGCCTTAGCCACCCACATAAACATCTTGTAGGCTCCGCTATAACGAAGCTTTTTTATAATCATCAGAATCTTCATTTTATTCCTTAATCTTTATCACCTTTGCCGGCACCCCACCTACAACGGCATTATCAGGAATATCCTTAGTTACAACGGCACCAGCGCCAATAGTCACATTATTCCCAATCTTTACTGGTCCGAGGATTGTAACACCCGTACTAACATAGCAATTGTCACCAACGGTAATCGAACAATCAATTTGTGGATTTTTTTTCCCAAAAAGAACCATTGGCAAAATGGTGCAATTAGCGCCCATTTTTGTTTGAGGTCCAATTCTTACAAAACCAGGGTGCGGCAAAAGAAGCCCGGGTCCTGTCGTATTCGGAAATATGTATATGCCATATTTCAAGCAATTTTTTCTGTATTTTAAAAAGTAAAACGCATAAAGCAACTTGCAAATCAAATTCTTCTTATTATTCTGATAAAATTCCAATTTGCGCAGAGTCTCAAGATATTTTCGAGTTAACGCGTGTTCGCCATATGTCAACGTCGCTAGAAGCGGGTGCTTCATATTTTGGCGTACTAAATCAGCTTTAATATAAGCTTTCAAATCGGATTTTGTTCTAATCATTTTCAATTATCCTTTGAAATTCATTCATGCTAGCCGAATGATAACTACTACTCACTCGTCCCAATTTCGACGCCTTCAACATAGCCGATGCCAAAGACTCAGCATCTTCTGGCTCAGCTAAAAAACCATTAACGCCATTTTCTACTATTCTAGAAATAACAGGGATACACTTCGTGGCGGCAACAGGAGTTTCCAAATAAAGAGACTCAATTAAAACATTCGGTAGGCCCTCGTTACGAGAAGACAAAACGAAACAATCAGCATTTTTGACAAACACATAAGGATTTAGTTGAAAGCCCTCAAAAAAAACTTTATCAGAGACTCCCAATTCTTTAGCAAGTTTCAGAACTTCAATATAACAAGCTTCGCAATTCTCGGTAATCTTTCCTAAAATATGCAATCTTGCATTTGGCTGCTGATTAAGCACAAACCTAAAGGCCTTTACTAAAATATCAAACCCCTTCACAGGCTGGCAGCGTCCTGATGCAACATATACAACATCCCCATTTTCAACAAAAGGAGAAGGAGCATTCTTTTTTTCGTCAATCGTCA
This genomic stretch from uncultured Fibrobacter sp. harbors:
- a CDS encoding glycosyltransferase, encoding MKILMIIKKLRYSGAYKMFMWVAKALADRGFEVTVFTYMKNDVTELSPNINWIRVDLENKGFISQFRAVRKVVKRVKPLCVISFLLDANILNMLASLGTGAKSVVCERNDPFKPHYTVMKIVKPFFCLADGAVFQLPKVAEFYKEIKHPTAIIPNPVLCRSDVSINTFEKRENNIVTLARLDIFQKRLDVLIAAFSIFFKSHPDYTLTIYGDGPDREKLEQQIANLNLNESVILGGVSCSPQESIKNSKFFVLSSDFEGIPNALIEAMSIGLPCISTDCRPGGAALLIKHTVNGLLIPPHDVENLAKQMCYLADHPVEADAMGAEAKKIVTEYAEDKIAQMWCEYIKTFQREYR
- a CDS encoding serine O-acetyltransferase, which codes for MIRTKSDLKAYIKADLVRQNMKHPLLATLTYGEHALTRKYLETLRKLEFYQNNKKNLICKLLYAFYFLKYRKNCLKYGIYIFPNTTGPGLLLPHPGFVRIGPQTKMGANCTILPMVLFGKKNPQIDCSITVGDNCYVSTGVTILGPVKIGNNVTIGAGAVVTKDIPDNAVVGGVPAKVIKIKE
- a CDS encoding glycosyltransferase, producing the protein MKKKVLMFLQSGVGGAERVTVTIGKNLDREKFEVSFCLVGDAKGVLNIENFIPKEYTLLRIPKCRGLRLILALKKIVSREKPDVVFSSITFVNTKLLALAPFFPKIKFVVRNNNYIYTLSAIQKLVLRVFYRFADAVIAQTDEMSLELTDKIKLPKKKVYALQNPIDEMTIDEKKNAPSPFVENGDVVYVASGRCQPVKGFDILVKAFRFVLNQQPNARLHILGKITENCEACYIEVLKLAKELGVSDKVFFEGFQLNPYVFVKNADCFVLSSRNEGLPNVLIESLYLETPVAATKCIPVISRIVENGVNGFLAEPEDAESLASAMLKASKLGRVSSSYHSASMNEFQRIIEND